AGACCAAACGTCACCGATACGACAATATCATCATAGTCCTGGATCGTACTGTGGCGATAGCCAAAATCTAATTCGTCATGATCCAGGGTTTTAAGCTGACCCGCTGGCGTCAAAACCGTCACCGTTTCAACAACTTCACTCATTTCGCCGCCGTACGCACCGGCATTCATGAAAATCGCACCCCCGACACTACCGGGAATCCCAGCTGCGAATTCGAGACCAGTCAAGCTAGCCCCACAAGCAACCTTAGTCGTCGCAATAATTGCGGCACCCGCTTCAGCAACAACTTTGGTGCCACTCGCATGAATTTGCTTCATGCGGGTGAGAATGATCGTTAATCCACGGATACCACCATCTTTGACAATCAAATTACTGGCATTACCAATCACGGTTAGTGGTAAATTTTGCTCATTGGCAAACGTAATCAGAGCTTTCGTTTCGCTGATTGACTTTGGAAACGCAACGTAATCGGCGGGACCGCCTGTTTTAGTATTCGTATAATGACTTAGTGATTCATTTTTTTTAATTTCGATGGCTGGAAAAGTGGCCAAGACATCTTTGGTCATGGTGAAAAGTTCCTTTCGTGTTTCGATTTAATTCACTTACGTTAATAATCACTTTAACCGCATAGCGTTTTTAATTTAGGCCGACGTATCAAGCACCGCAGCATTGAAACGCTATTGAAACGATATAATCAGGTTGAAATTTGTAAGCCTATCAGTTAATTTTAGCACTTTTTAATCACTTAATAAATGACGGCACACCGCGTGACTGGTAATTGCGCCAGTTGGGTCGACTGGATTAGGCCCGTGCGTTGTTACCGCCGTCAGAAAAGCACGGATCAGCGGTGCAAATCCTCGCTTTTCCAATGTCGGTGTCCAATCCGGAAAAGCCGTCGTGGTAGTTGTTGCCGTCGTCATCACGGTTTTAGTACTTAAATCAGTCACAGACGCACGTTGCCCCGTCGTTTGGACTGTCACTTGTTCCAGATTGACCCCACCGTACATATTCGTGATAACTTCTAATTGCTCATGAGCCGTCTGCACCGTCAAATAGCCTTGCGCCAACGCGCCAGTTGCCGTCGTCGTCAACCGACCACTAGTGTGTTCAAGTGGTTCATCTAACAAGAATAGCCCCGTATCGACCATGTGGATCATCAGGTCGAAAACCGCCGTTTCAGGATCTTGACTACCCACTTCGCGAACTTTTTCAGCCACTAACATCCGTTTGTCAGGCAATGCCTTCAATTGCTGATTAAAAGGAGCAAAACGCCGATTAAACCCACAAGTCAATAACAGGTGCCGCGCCGCAGCCAAATCATACAAACTTTGGACCACCTGAAGATCAGTCGCGACTGGCTTATCGACATAAACGTGAATCCCAGCTAATAACAACTGCTTGATGATTGCTGCATGCGTGTCCGTGGGAGTATGCACAAATACGGCCGCCGGTTTAACTGCCATTAATTCCTCAAGGGTCGCATGGGTGTGTTGAAACCCATACATCGTCGCTAGTTGTGCTCGTTTTTCCGGATTACGCGTCGTTAGATGAAATTCATACTGGTCTTGCATCGCCGCCATGACGGGTAAATACGCCTTTTGAGCAATGTTACCTAAACCAATGACCCCAATTTTTAACATCGATATTCCTCCAATTTTATCATCAATCTTCTTTTAGCTACTACTGATTGCTCCGTGGCACACTGATTTAAATCATTCAGCGTCCAATTCATGCCAGTGATTGTTAGCTGGAAAAACGTGCCATCACTGAAAGCCAAAGATACCCGCTCGGACGCGCTGAAACTAGGCCAACCAAAGACACCAGCATGCTTTGTCACCCTATCGCACATCTATCCGCCGTGTCTGGCTTTAATCACGGCGCACTGATTCAATTGTCATTAAAATAACCAGTGGCTGCCGTGTTACAATATGAGTAAATTACTTGAAAGGTCTGAAACTCACGTGAAACTTATCTCTTGGAACGTTAATGGACTGCGTGCTGCTGTCAAACACGGCTTTGTCATGACTTTTAATGAGCTCGATGCCGACTTTTTCTGTGTACAAGAAACGAAATTACAGGCGGGCCAAATTGAACTGGACTTCCCAGGTTATTATCAATACTGGAACTATGCCGAGCGCAAGGGTTATTCGGGTACGGCGATTTTTACCAAACACGAGCCGCTCAATGTAACTTATGGTATCGGTGTACCAGAATTCGATGACGAAGGTCGCGTCATCACCCTTGAATATGCGGACTACTACGTCTTGACGTGTTACACTCCTAATTCAGGCGGTGAATTAAAACGTCTCGACTATCGGCAACAGTGGGAAGATGCTTTTCTCACATATATTAACAGTTTGAGTGCCAACAAGCCGTTGATCTTTTGTGGTGATCTTAACGTG
This Lactiplantibacillus plantarum DNA region includes the following protein-coding sequences:
- the murB gene encoding UDP-N-acetylmuramate dehydrogenase, with product MTKDVLATFPAIEIKKNESLSHYTNTKTGGPADYVAFPKSISETKALITFANEQNLPLTVIGNASNLIVKDGGIRGLTIILTRMKQIHASGTKVVAEAGAAIIATTKVACGASLTGLEFAAGIPGSVGGAIFMNAGAYGGEMSEVVETVTVLTPAGQLKTLDHDELDFGYRHSTIQDYDDIVVSVTFGLKPGNQTKIQARMDELNTLRAAKQPLEWPSCGSVFKRPTGYFTGKLIHDAGLQGHRIGGAEVSKKHAGFIINVDHATATDYMDMIHYVQKVVFERFGVHLQTEVRIIGEDVVQG
- a CDS encoding Gfo/Idh/MocA family protein, with protein sequence MLKIGVIGLGNIAQKAYLPVMAAMQDQYEFHLTTRNPEKRAQLATMYGFQHTHATLEELMAVKPAAVFVHTPTDTHAAIIKQLLLAGIHVYVDKPVATDLQVVQSLYDLAAARHLLLTCGFNRRFAPFNQQLKALPDKRMLVAEKVREVGSQDPETAVFDLMIHMVDTGLFLLDEPLEHTSGRLTTTATGALAQGYLTVQTAHEQLEVITNMYGGVNLEQVTVQTTGQRASVTDLSTKTVMTTATTTTTAFPDWTPTLEKRGFAPLIRAFLTAVTTHGPNPVDPTGAITSHAVCRHLLSD
- a CDS encoding exodeoxyribonuclease III, which translates into the protein MKLISWNVNGLRAAVKHGFVMTFNELDADFFCVQETKLQAGQIELDFPGYYQYWNYAERKGYSGTAIFTKHEPLNVTYGIGVPEFDDEGRVITLEYADYYVLTCYTPNSGGELKRLDYRQQWEDAFLTYINSLSANKPLIFCGDLNVAHENIDLKNWRSNHHSAGFTDEERTKFDRLLAAGYTDTFRHFYPDQTDIYSWWSYRGHARDNNSGWRIDYFITSQQLDSQLLNARIHNEIFGSDHCPVELDIILPNH